A region from the Hypericibacter adhaerens genome encodes:
- a CDS encoding sugar ABC transporter substrate-binding protein, with translation MRSVKALLLAAAIGLIGTTAMADGIDDPARASYYDAFKGKRVAYVPVAMGFDLTEGWAAGLRKYLEPLGIKFEVRDPNWSTDAGAQAITSLIEEKPDVIVVHNPDVQSYAKLLKKAEQAGIYVVQVNMRSSYSTDAFIGADYVGMGEYLGNRLVEKCSPANGGSGKVSITQGVLTAAASAYQMKGIENVLSQHPEIKVVSNQAADWDATKARTIMATALQQNPDLCGAVGFWDVMDVGTASAIKEAGKNVYLITQGGGNQAACDNLEKGLFSEVVVYHVPSQARDMADMIKSLLQNKPKPGETHTTLFTPLTILTKDTMKPGDCWSLDAKG, from the coding sequence ATGAGAAGCGTGAAAGCATTGCTGCTGGCGGCAGCCATCGGGCTCATCGGCACGACGGCGATGGCCGACGGCATCGACGATCCGGCGCGGGCATCCTACTACGACGCCTTCAAGGGCAAGCGGGTCGCCTACGTCCCCGTCGCGATGGGCTTCGACCTGACCGAAGGCTGGGCCGCCGGCCTCCGCAAGTATCTCGAGCCTCTCGGGATCAAGTTCGAGGTCCGCGATCCGAACTGGAGCACCGACGCCGGCGCCCAGGCCATCACCTCGCTGATCGAGGAGAAGCCGGACGTCATCGTCGTCCATAACCCCGACGTCCAGTCCTACGCCAAGCTCCTGAAGAAGGCCGAGCAGGCGGGCATCTATGTCGTCCAGGTCAATATGCGCTCGAGCTACTCGACCGACGCCTTCATCGGCGCCGACTATGTCGGCATGGGCGAGTATCTGGGCAACCGCCTGGTGGAGAAATGCTCGCCGGCCAACGGCGGCAGCGGGAAGGTCTCGATCACGCAAGGCGTGCTGACGGCCGCGGCCAGCGCCTATCAGATGAAGGGGATCGAGAACGTCCTGTCCCAGCATCCCGAGATCAAGGTCGTGTCCAACCAGGCCGCCGACTGGGATGCCACCAAGGCCCGTACCATCATGGCGACCGCCCTGCAGCAGAACCCCGATCTGTGCGGGGCCGTGGGCTTCTGGGACGTGATGGATGTGGGCACGGCTTCCGCCATCAAGGAGGCCGGCAAGAACGTCTATCTGATCACGCAGGGCGGCGGCAACCAGGCGGCTTGCGACAATCTGGAGAAGGGTCTCTTCAGCGAGGTCGTCGTCTATCACGTGCCGAGCCAGGCCCGCGACATGGCCGACATGATCAAGAGCCTGCTGCAGAACAAGCCGAAGCCGGGCGAGACGCATACGACGCTGTTCACGCCTCTCACCATCCTGACCAAGGACACGATGAAGCCCGGCGACTGCTGGAGCCTCGACGCCAAGGGCTGA
- the folE gene encoding GTP cyclohydrolase I FolE codes for MKQPRPAKPERAAGPRPRLVKKNGGVLLAKPSRDEAEEAVRTLIRWAGDDPSREGLVGTPSRVARAFEEFFGGYEEDPVEVLQRTFEETGGYDEMVVLRDMRFESHCEHHLAPIIGRAHIAYLPSKRVVGISKLARVLDIYSKRLQIQEKLTAQIANTIDEVLQPQGVAVVIDAAHQCMTTRGVHKPGMSMVTSRMLGLFRTDARTRREFLAIIGQPAAAAMVNV; via the coding sequence ATGAAGCAGCCCCGCCCCGCCAAACCCGAACGCGCCGCCGGCCCGCGCCCGCGCCTGGTGAAGAAGAATGGCGGCGTGCTGCTGGCGAAGCCGTCGCGCGACGAGGCCGAGGAGGCCGTCCGCACCCTGATTCGCTGGGCCGGGGACGATCCGAGCCGCGAAGGGCTGGTCGGCACGCCCTCCCGAGTCGCGCGCGCCTTCGAGGAATTCTTCGGCGGCTACGAGGAGGATCCGGTCGAGGTGCTGCAGCGCACCTTCGAGGAGACCGGCGGCTATGACGAGATGGTCGTGCTGCGCGACATGCGCTTCGAGTCGCATTGCGAGCATCACCTCGCCCCCATCATCGGGCGCGCCCATATCGCCTATCTTCCCAGCAAGCGCGTGGTCGGCATCAGCAAGCTCGCCCGGGTGCTCGACATCTACAGCAAGCGGCTGCAGATCCAGGAGAAGCTCACCGCCCAGATCGCCAACACGATCGACGAGGTGCTGCAGCCCCAGGGGGTCGCAGTGGTGATCGACGCCGCCCATCAATGCATGACGACGCGCGGCGTGCATAAGCCCGGGATGAGCATGGTGACCAGCCGCATGCTGGGCCTGTTCCGCACCGATGCCCGCACCCGGCGCGAATTCCTCGCCATCATCGGCCAGCCCGCGGCTGCGGCCATGGTCAATGTGTGA
- a CDS encoding ABC transporter permease has translation MFRVFNLTQERIVFLFALALLAAFAVFLPGFSAPDNLLALVRSVSVLGILGVAMALVVIGRGIDLSLVSLMAMSLAWSLQLVTNGMSLAGGLALGLVMSLVFGIITGFLIAYIEIPAIFATLAMGILIYGFGRLFLIDLDVVYLPDAAHPIVWIGAGNLEGIPVPVLVFVLVCALAALFLRYVKSGRFIRAIGDNPLTSRITGLPVRPVVVMQYALSAMVGFLAGLVTVTSVNSMNTRIAISTFVYDIILVVVLGGIGLSGGRGGIRNVIVGTLLIGILINGMTIMNIQYTVQNVIKSVILLAAIVADTIINPRDEQTAQQGDI, from the coding sequence ATGTTCCGCGTCTTCAATCTGACGCAAGAACGCATCGTCTTTCTGTTCGCGCTGGCCCTTCTGGCGGCGTTTGCCGTCTTTCTCCCCGGCTTCTCCGCGCCGGACAACCTGCTGGCGCTGGTTCGCAGCGTCTCGGTGCTGGGGATCCTCGGCGTCGCGATGGCCCTTGTCGTAATTGGCAGAGGTATTGACCTATCTCTGGTCTCCCTCATGGCCATGTCGCTGGCCTGGTCCCTCCAGCTCGTGACCAACGGCATGTCGCTGGCCGGCGGGCTCGCCCTGGGACTGGTCATGTCCCTCGTCTTCGGGATCATCACCGGCTTCCTGATCGCCTATATCGAGATCCCCGCCATCTTCGCGACGCTGGCGATGGGGATCCTGATCTACGGCTTCGGCCGGCTCTTCCTCATCGATCTCGACGTCGTCTACCTGCCGGACGCGGCGCATCCGATCGTCTGGATCGGCGCCGGGAACCTCGAAGGCATTCCGGTCCCCGTCCTCGTCTTCGTCCTCGTCTGCGCGCTCGCCGCCCTGTTCCTCCGCTACGTCAAATCGGGCCGCTTCATCCGCGCGATCGGCGACAACCCGCTGACCTCGCGGATCACCGGCCTGCCGGTCCGTCCGGTCGTCGTGATGCAGTATGCGCTTTCCGCCATGGTGGGATTTCTCGCCGGGCTCGTCACGGTGACGTCGGTCAACAGCATGAACACGCGCATCGCGATCTCGACCTTCGTCTACGACATCATCCTCGTCGTGGTGCTGGGTGGGATCGGTCTCTCGGGCGGCCGCGGCGGCATCCGCAACGTCATCGTCGGCACGCTCCTCATCGGCATCCTGATCAACGGGATGACGATCATGAACATCCAATACACCGTCCAGAACGTCATCAAGAGCGTCATCCTGCTCGCCGCGATCGTCGCCGACACCATCATCAACCCGCGCGACGAGCAGACGGCTCAACAAGGCGACATCTGA
- a CDS encoding helix-turn-helix domain-containing protein encodes MDLVFSTESLAQAKRYAAWRDAICDVYVHVDVKAEDPSNYEGFIREAQFGAVTVTDILLSHQQISRRRSHLAKLDKDCYYVQFIQSGNINVLQSSAALSTNAGTGALFCASEPYDLQCQGKIRSYYLEIPREAFASRFAKDRAPLSATLSTGQGLGRIAVEFCSMLATQGAPLEAPIRARLGEELMDVLALAFDSAHGEEPLSDQAVQKARLRSVKAWIEDHLCEPDLTVEAIAKGNGISLRYLHALFRLEGTSVSHWVWNRRLERSYDMLLKSGHEAQTLTEIAYRVGFNSSSHFSTTFRRKFGIRPSDVKRGNPA; translated from the coding sequence GTGGACCTAGTCTTCTCGACGGAGAGCCTGGCGCAGGCGAAGCGCTATGCTGCCTGGCGCGACGCGATCTGCGACGTCTATGTCCATGTCGATGTCAAGGCGGAGGATCCGTCCAACTACGAAGGCTTCATCCGCGAAGCGCAGTTCGGCGCCGTCACGGTGACCGACATCCTGCTCTCGCATCAGCAGATCTCGCGCCGGCGCTCGCATTTGGCGAAGCTCGACAAGGATTGCTACTACGTTCAATTCATCCAGAGCGGCAACATCAATGTTCTCCAGTCCAGCGCCGCGCTGTCGACCAATGCCGGAACGGGCGCGCTCTTCTGCGCCTCCGAGCCTTACGACCTGCAGTGCCAGGGGAAGATCCGGTCCTACTATCTCGAGATCCCGCGCGAGGCTTTCGCCTCGCGCTTCGCGAAGGATCGCGCCCCGCTCTCCGCGACCTTGAGCACCGGCCAAGGGCTGGGCCGCATCGCCGTCGAATTCTGCTCCATGCTGGCCACGCAAGGCGCTCCGCTCGAGGCCCCCATTCGCGCCCGTCTCGGCGAAGAGCTGATGGACGTCCTGGCGCTGGCCTTCGATTCGGCCCATGGCGAGGAGCCACTGTCGGACCAGGCCGTGCAGAAGGCGCGCCTGCGCTCCGTCAAGGCCTGGATCGAAGACCATCTCTGCGAGCCCGACCTGACGGTCGAGGCCATCGCCAAGGGCAACGGGATCTCGCTGCGCTATCTCCACGCGCTTTTCCGCCTCGAAGGAACCTCCGTGTCCCATTGGGTCTGGAACCGGAGGCTGGAGCGCAGCTACGACATGCTGCTCAAGAGTGGCCACGAGGCGCAGACGCTGACGGAGATCGCCTACCGCGTCGGCTTCAACAGCTCCTCCCACTTCAGCACGACGTTCCGCCGCAAGTTCGGGATACGGCCGTCGGACGTGAAGCGCGGGAATCCGGCGTGA
- a CDS encoding ABC transporter permease, whose translation MSLAETVTYWRYRLIPDHIVGEILAKRWIDNAIPFFILVVVVAGFSYLMPGFFSLGGLSTLTRQLGEFGLVVIAMTIVMLAGGIDLSVGSNFALANITTLALLNVYELPLGVVFVLTIAVGALVGLVNGILVGYLRLRAFLTTLVTLIIVRAVVDMLLLQLAVRISAGFVDNDLWDYLGDGTVLDIPFSFALFIVIAILAHIVLSRTRPGWQLMAVGGMRRSAYNVGIPVRRTICLAYVASGMLVALAGFLFAARLGGAGSDTGLGMEITALTAAVLGGNSLGGGRGSVAKAMFGAIIVMILINGLVRLGIPSGANSFILGLILLIAVAIDVRWLKNRHKVLAKVYVSPTFQSLPETFGTERNSSSPFALNDKLREVSAIGLDEIDGPEDVILDGEDHLYAGTRTGDIVRFLAPDYRQQEVFAHVGGRPLGMAFAKDGTLLCCIGGMGLYRIGKDRQVAKLTDETNRTPFSIIDDSRLKLADDLDIAPDGRVFFSEATIRYEMHEWPVDCLESRGNGRIVCYDPNSNSTRTVLRNLIFPNGICMTHDGVSFLFAETWGCRVSRYYFDGPKAGTVEPVIPNLPGYPDNINRASDGSYWLALVGMRTPSLDLALKMPGFRRRMARRVAPDEWLYPNINTGCVLRFDEAGRILDVMWDLGGQNHPMITSMREHKGHLYIGGILNNRVGRLPLKGADPNWSGPESYWGRG comes from the coding sequence ATGTCCCTCGCTGAGACCGTCACCTATTGGCGTTACCGGCTGATCCCCGACCATATCGTTGGCGAGATTCTCGCCAAGCGGTGGATCGACAACGCCATCCCCTTCTTCATCCTGGTCGTCGTGGTCGCCGGCTTCAGCTATCTGATGCCGGGCTTCTTCAGCCTGGGCGGCCTTTCGACGCTGACGCGGCAGCTGGGCGAGTTCGGGCTCGTCGTCATCGCGATGACGATCGTGATGCTGGCGGGCGGCATCGATCTGAGCGTCGGCTCGAACTTCGCGCTGGCGAACATCACCACGCTGGCGCTCCTCAACGTCTATGAGCTCCCGCTGGGCGTGGTGTTCGTCCTGACGATCGCCGTCGGCGCCCTGGTCGGGCTGGTGAACGGCATCCTGGTCGGCTATCTGCGCCTGCGCGCCTTCCTGACGACGCTCGTCACGCTGATCATCGTCCGTGCGGTCGTGGATATGCTGCTGCTGCAGCTGGCGGTGCGGATTTCCGCGGGTTTCGTCGACAACGACCTGTGGGACTATCTCGGCGACGGCACGGTCCTCGACATCCCGTTCAGCTTCGCGCTCTTCATCGTGATCGCGATCCTCGCCCATATCGTGCTCAGCCGGACGAGGCCCGGCTGGCAGCTCATGGCCGTGGGCGGCATGCGCCGCTCCGCCTACAATGTCGGGATCCCGGTCCGGCGCACGATCTGCCTCGCCTATGTCGCCTCGGGCATGCTGGTGGCGCTCGCGGGCTTCCTGTTCGCAGCGAGGCTCGGCGGCGCCGGCTCCGACACCGGCCTCGGCATGGAGATCACGGCCCTGACCGCGGCGGTCCTGGGCGGCAACAGTCTCGGTGGCGGGCGCGGCTCCGTGGCCAAGGCCATGTTCGGCGCCATCATCGTCATGATCCTCATCAACGGGCTGGTGCGGCTGGGGATCCCCAGCGGCGCCAACTCGTTCATCCTGGGATTGATCCTGCTGATCGCGGTCGCGATCGACGTGCGCTGGCTCAAGAACCGCCACAAGGTGCTGGCCAAGGTCTATGTCTCCCCGACCTTCCAGAGCCTGCCCGAGACCTTCGGCACGGAGCGGAATTCCTCCTCGCCCTTCGCGCTGAACGACAAGCTGCGGGAGGTGTCGGCGATCGGCCTCGACGAGATCGACGGGCCGGAGGACGTCATCCTCGACGGGGAGGATCACCTCTATGCCGGAACCCGCACCGGCGACATCGTCCGGTTCCTGGCGCCCGACTATCGGCAACAGGAGGTGTTCGCCCATGTCGGCGGGCGGCCGCTCGGCATGGCCTTCGCCAAGGACGGCACGCTTCTGTGCTGCATCGGCGGCATGGGGCTCTACCGCATCGGCAAGGACCGCCAGGTCGCGAAGCTCACCGACGAGACCAACCGGACGCCCTTCTCGATCATCGACGATTCGCGCCTCAAGCTGGCCGACGATCTGGACATCGCGCCCGACGGCCGGGTGTTCTTCAGCGAGGCGACGATCCGCTACGAGATGCATGAATGGCCGGTGGATTGCCTGGAATCGCGGGGCAACGGCCGGATCGTCTGCTACGACCCCAACAGCAACTCGACGCGCACGGTGCTGCGGAACCTGATCTTCCCGAACGGGATCTGCATGACCCACGACGGCGTCTCGTTCCTGTTCGCCGAAACCTGGGGATGCCGGGTGAGCCGGTATTATTTCGACGGGCCCAAGGCCGGCACCGTCGAGCCGGTGATTCCCAATCTCCCCGGCTATCCGGACAACATCAACCGCGCCTCCGACGGCAGCTATTGGCTGGCGCTCGTGGGCATGCGCACGCCGTCCCTCGATCTCGCGCTGAAGATGCCGGGCTTCCGCCGGCGCATGGCCCGTCGCGTGGCCCCGGACGAGTGGCTCTATCCGAACATCAACACGGGATGCGTGCTGCGCTTCGACGAGGCGGGGCGGATCCTGGACGTGATGTGGGATCTGGGCGGCCAGAACCACCCGATGATCACCTCGATGCGCGAGCATAAGGGCCACCTTTATATCGGCGGCATCCTGAACAACCGTGTCGGCCGGCTGCCGCTCAAGGGCGCCGATCCGAACTGGTCGGGTCCGGAATCCTATTGGGGACGGGGATGA
- a CDS encoding SMP-30/gluconolactonase/LRE family protein, whose translation MSFILTRFLDAVLGRGESAITVPALDGAFKPNRKLDEASRRFAIDRPSGIVAGEGGVLVASGEEIRRLDAGGSWSLVHRAEATIACLGAAWDGIAVGLENGIVKIVGGRFDGVRFEPVPDARCPVAIAVSGDSLHVCHGSASNGPSDWQRDLMERNRSGSVWELAPVSGSRRRIAGALAFPAGIVADGETLIVSESWNHRLVRLDRSSGALRDVPLGDLPGYPGQIVRDGKQGYLLCVFAPRSQLVEFILREPGYRRHMLAEIEPRYWVAPAYRAGQSFYEPLQGGGVKHLGILKPWAPTRSFGMVVRLDENGLPLESFQSRADGTTHGIVGAVRHANGLYVASRGDGVVARLETGAGGGAGAP comes from the coding sequence ATGAGCTTCATCCTCACCCGGTTCCTGGACGCGGTCCTGGGGCGTGGCGAGAGCGCCATCACCGTCCCCGCCCTGGATGGCGCCTTCAAGCCCAACCGCAAGCTGGACGAGGCGTCGCGCCGGTTCGCGATCGATCGTCCGAGCGGGATCGTCGCCGGCGAAGGCGGCGTGCTGGTCGCCAGCGGCGAGGAGATCAGACGGCTGGATGCCGGCGGTTCCTGGTCGCTCGTCCATCGGGCGGAGGCGACGATCGCCTGCCTGGGCGCGGCCTGGGACGGCATCGCCGTCGGGCTGGAGAACGGCATCGTCAAGATCGTGGGCGGCCGGTTCGACGGTGTGCGGTTCGAGCCCGTTCCCGACGCGCGGTGCCCGGTGGCGATCGCGGTCAGCGGAGACAGCCTCCATGTCTGCCACGGCTCGGCCTCGAACGGCCCGTCCGACTGGCAGCGCGATCTCATGGAGCGCAACAGGTCGGGTTCCGTCTGGGAGCTGGCACCTGTCTCGGGAAGCCGCCGCCGGATCGCCGGCGCGCTGGCGTTTCCTGCCGGCATCGTCGCGGACGGGGAGACGCTGATCGTCTCCGAGAGCTGGAACCACCGCCTCGTCCGCCTGGATCGGTCGTCGGGCGCGCTGCGCGACGTGCCGCTGGGGGACCTGCCGGGCTATCCCGGCCAGATCGTCCGCGACGGCAAGCAGGGCTATCTCCTCTGCGTCTTCGCGCCGCGCAGCCAGCTCGTCGAGTTCATCCTGCGCGAACCCGGCTATCGGCGGCATATGCTGGCCGAGATCGAGCCCCGGTACTGGGTGGCGCCGGCCTACCGGGCCGGCCAGTCCTTCTACGAGCCCCTGCAGGGCGGCGGCGTCAAGCATCTCGGGATCTTGAAGCCTTGGGCGCCGACGCGCTCCTTCGGCATGGTCGTCCGCCTGGACGAGAACGGCCTTCCCCTCGAAAGCTTCCAGAGCCGTGCCGACGGGACGACCCACGGCATCGTCGGCGCGGTCCGGCACGCCAACGGCCTCTATGTGGCATCGAGAGGGGATGGCGTCGTCGCCAGGCTGGAGACCGGGGCCGGCGGCGGGGCAGGCGCGCCATGA
- a CDS encoding OmpA family protein has product MGLVQYRGTRATWPAGFGEIKKMLNWKSLGVVALVGLLAGCTTNIQAMKSVEATGSPFTKALAEEYRQIVTFEADQMYDWPDADYFAQKGLKAAAGEVVQPEELANWDLPAEWAGDLAEGRNRLMVALESGARDSHPDLAARAQGRFDCWIEQAEENHQPDHIAACRNAFYAALEELEAAMKPAAEQAAAEPAMPSSYIVYFDFDKSNIRPDGQTVVNQVISDANKIGTPPISVTGHADRAGPEDYNMALSLRRADAVRDALISGGIAADQITTAGRGEDEPAVPTADGVREQANRRVEIIIQQ; this is encoded by the coding sequence ATGGGGCTGGTGCAATACCGCGGCACACGGGCAACGTGGCCCGCGGGTTTTGGGGAGATAAAAAAGATGTTGAATTGGAAGTCCTTGGGGGTTGTCGCCCTGGTCGGCCTTCTGGCCGGGTGCACGACCAACATCCAAGCCATGAAATCGGTGGAGGCGACCGGTTCGCCCTTCACCAAGGCTCTCGCCGAGGAATACCGGCAGATCGTCACCTTCGAAGCCGACCAGATGTACGACTGGCCGGATGCGGATTACTTCGCCCAGAAGGGCCTGAAGGCCGCGGCCGGCGAGGTGGTGCAGCCGGAAGAGCTGGCCAACTGGGATCTGCCCGCCGAATGGGCAGGCGATCTTGCCGAAGGCCGCAACCGTCTCATGGTCGCGCTGGAATCCGGCGCCCGTGATTCGCACCCCGACCTGGCGGCACGCGCCCAGGGTCGCTTCGACTGCTGGATCGAGCAGGCCGAAGAGAACCATCAGCCCGACCACATCGCGGCTTGCCGCAACGCCTTCTACGCCGCCCTCGAAGAGCTCGAAGCGGCGATGAAGCCGGCCGCCGAGCAAGCGGCTGCAGAGCCGGCGATGCCGTCCAGCTACATCGTCTATTTCGACTTCGACAAGTCGAACATCCGCCCGGATGGCCAGACGGTGGTGAACCAGGTCATCTCCGACGCCAACAAGATCGGCACGCCGCCGATCTCGGTGACCGGTCATGCCGACCGCGCCGGTCCGGAGGACTACAACATGGCCCTGTCGCTGCGTCGTGCCGACGCGGTCCGTGACGCCCTGATCTCCGGTGGCATCGCCGCCGACCAGATCACGACGGCCGGCCGCGGCGAAGACGAGCCCGCAGTGCCCACGGCCGATGGCGTGCGCGAGCAGGCCAACCGCCGCGTCGAGATCATCATCCAGCAGTAA
- the apaG gene encoding Co2+/Mg2+ efflux protein ApaG has protein sequence MYSQSTRSIRITVEPTYLDDQSAPEEQRFVWAYHVRIENQGAETVQLRSRYWRITDARGKVQEVRGAGVVGEQPVLKPGESFEYTSGTPLPTSSGFMVGTYQMENETGERFDVAVPAFSLDSPHQPKRLN, from the coding sequence ATGTACAGCCAGAGCACGCGATCCATCCGCATCACGGTCGAGCCGACCTATCTCGACGACCAGTCGGCACCCGAGGAGCAGCGCTTTGTCTGGGCCTACCATGTGCGCATCGAGAACCAGGGCGCGGAGACGGTGCAGCTGCGGTCGCGCTACTGGCGGATCACCGACGCGCGCGGCAAGGTGCAGGAGGTGCGCGGCGCGGGCGTGGTGGGCGAGCAGCCCGTGCTCAAGCCAGGCGAGTCGTTCGAATATACCAGCGGCACGCCGCTCCCGACCTCGTCGGGCTTCATGGTCGGCACCTACCAGATGGAGAACGAAACCGGCGAGCGGTTCGACGTGGCGGTTCCCGCCTTCTCGCTCGACAGCCCGCACCAGCCCAAACGCCTGAACTGA
- a CDS encoding TrkH family potassium uptake protein, with the protein MPDFRAVFFIIGFLLLALAVAMLLPAAIDALASDPDWRAFAASAVITGVAGGALVLGFRPAEAPQLRAREGFLLVTASWAIMAGFATLPLMLTRAGLDFTDAYFESMSGLTTTGASVMPDLDGRPMGVLLWRALLHWIGGIGIIVIAVTVLPVLRVGGMQLFRMESSDRSEKIRPRVSQVSGVLISVYVTLTTLCAVALVVAGMPAFDAVCHAMAALATGGFSTHDASIGYFHNPAIEWILTVFMLIGGMAFVQLARAARGDFTWLWHDDQTRWYLTCILVFIVGMTLWQWDANGRAFGEALRSSSFNVVSVITTTGFASEDYLQWGSMPMVMFMVLLFLGACTGSTSGGIKFFRICVVGAVARSQIRHLIHPHRVSLPFYNGEPVSDEVVRSVLSFIVFYIAVFAAISIAISAFGLDLVSSMSGVAQAISNVGPGLAPEIGPVGNFAHLPDGAKWLLSLAMMLGRLELLTVLVLLSRTYWRG; encoded by the coding sequence ATGCCTGATTTCCGTGCGGTCTTCTTCATCATCGGCTTTCTGCTTCTGGCGCTGGCGGTCGCGATGCTGCTGCCGGCGGCGATCGACGCGCTGGCGTCCGATCCCGACTGGAGGGCTTTCGCCGCCTCGGCGGTGATCACGGGTGTTGCCGGCGGCGCCCTGGTGCTGGGCTTCCGGCCGGCCGAGGCGCCGCAGCTCCGGGCCCGCGAGGGCTTTCTCCTGGTCACCGCGAGCTGGGCGATCATGGCGGGCTTCGCCACGCTGCCGCTGATGCTCACCCGTGCCGGCCTCGACTTCACCGACGCCTATTTCGAGAGCATGTCCGGCCTGACCACGACCGGCGCGTCGGTCATGCCCGATCTCGACGGCAGACCGATGGGCGTGCTGCTCTGGCGCGCGCTCCTCCACTGGATCGGCGGCATCGGAATCATCGTGATCGCGGTCACGGTGCTGCCGGTCTTGCGCGTCGGCGGCATGCAGCTCTTCCGCATGGAATCCTCCGACCGTTCCGAAAAGATCCGCCCGCGCGTCAGCCAGGTGTCGGGCGTGCTGATCTCGGTCTATGTGACGCTGACCACGCTCTGCGCCGTGGCGCTGGTGGTCGCCGGCATGCCGGCCTTCGACGCGGTCTGCCACGCGATGGCGGCGCTGGCGACCGGCGGCTTCTCGACCCACGACGCCTCGATCGGCTATTTCCACAACCCGGCGATCGAATGGATCCTGACCGTCTTCATGCTGATCGGTGGCATGGCCTTCGTGCAGCTGGCCCGCGCGGCGCGCGGCGACTTCACCTGGCTCTGGCATGACGACCAGACCCGCTGGTACCTGACCTGCATCCTGGTCTTCATCGTCGGCATGACGCTCTGGCAGTGGGACGCCAACGGCCGGGCCTTCGGCGAGGCGCTGCGCAGCTCCAGCTTCAACGTGGTCTCGGTCATCACCACCACCGGCTTCGCCTCGGAGGACTATCTGCAATGGGGCAGCATGCCGATGGTGATGTTCATGGTGCTGCTGTTCCTGGGCGCCTGCACCGGCTCGACCTCGGGCGGCATCAAGTTCTTCCGCATCTGCGTCGTGGGTGCGGTGGCGCGCTCGCAGATCCGCCACCTGATCCACCCGCACCGGGTCTCCCTGCCCTTCTATAACGGCGAGCCCGTGAGCGACGAGGTGGTGCGCTCGGTCCTGAGCTTCATCGTGTTCTATATCGCCGTCTTCGCCGCGATCTCGATCGCGATCAGCGCCTTCGGCCTCGATCTGGTCTCGTCCATGAGCGGCGTGGCGCAGGCGATCAGCAATGTCGGCCCGGGCCTCGCGCCGGAGATCGGCCCGGTCGGCAACTTCGCCCATCTGCCCGACGGCGCCAAATGGCTGCTCTCGCTCGCCATGATGCTGGGGCGCCTCGAGCTCCTCACGGTGCTGGTGCTGCTGAGCCGGACCTATTGGCGGGGGTGA